In Juglans microcarpa x Juglans regia isolate MS1-56 chromosome 7D, Jm3101_v1.0, whole genome shotgun sequence, the following are encoded in one genomic region:
- the LOC121238877 gene encoding ubiquitin-like protein 5, producing the protein MIEVVLNDRLGKKVRVKCNDDDTIGDLKKLVAAQTGTRADKIRIQKWYNIYKDHITLKDYEIHDGMGLELYYN; encoded by the coding sequence ATGATAGAGGTGGTGCTCAACGATCGCCTCGGCAAGAAGGTTCGTGTTAAGTGCAACGACGACGATACCATCGGTGACCTCAAGAAGCTCGTCGCCGCTCAGACTGGCACCCGTGCCGACAAGATCCGTATCCAGAAGTGGTATAACATCTACAAGGACCACATCACCCTTAAGGACTACGAGATCCACGACGGCATGGGCCTCGAGCTCTACTACAATTGA
- the LOC121238873 gene encoding auxin response factor 18-like: MEAEKCLDPQLWHACAGGMVQMPPVNSKVFYFPQGHAEHAQARVGFDSLPRTPALIPCRVRAIKFLADPETDEVFAKIRLAPTGNTELDFGDDRLLGANGSENPEKPASFAKTLTQSDANNGGGFSVPRYCAETIFPRLDYKADPPVQTVIAKDLHGEVWKFRHIYRGTPRRHLLTTGWSTFVNHKKLVAGDSIVFLRAENGDLCVGIRRSKRGNGGAPESLSGWNPGPGHSDSPYGGFSVLLREEENKVVRNGCGNSSPGGNMRGKGRVRPESVAEAVALAAGGQPFEVVYYPRAGTPEFCVKASALKAAMSIHWCSGMRFKMAFETEDSSRISWFMGTVASVQVADPLRWPNSPWRLLQVTWDEPDLLNNVKRVSPWLVELVSNLPTTHLLPCLPPRKKLRLPQHPDFPLDGQFPMRSISGNPLGPSSPFCCPSDNTPAGIQGARHAQFGISLSDLHFKNKLQLELFPSNFQRFKIHSRTCNGIVTGDANSNENLSCLLTIGNSSQNLEKSDNVKRHQFLLFGQPIVTEQQISQSSSSDAVSQVLSRKNTSDGNQENVKLLSDGSGSTLDQKVSLEKSSSAGFSWNQGFQTTELGLDTGLCKVFMESEDVGRTLDLSVLDSYEELYRRLSKMFGIERSDMLSPVLYRDATGAVKQTGEEPFSDFMKTAKRLTILKDSGSNNIQRTWITWMRNAENGLDASNKTGPLSIFA, translated from the exons ATGGAGGCAGAGAAATGCTTGGATCCTCAACTATGGCACGCCTGTGCCGGAGGCATGGTCCAGATGCCTCCGGTTAACTCCAAGGTCTTCTACTTCCCTCAGGGCCACGCTGAGCACGCCCAGGCCCGCGTCGGTTTCGACTCCTTGCCCAGAACCCCTGCTCTCATTCCTTGCCGAGTTAGGGCCATTAAGTTCTTAGCTGACCCTGAAACCGACGAGGTTTTCGCCAAGATCAGATTGGCTCCAACGGGAAACACTGAGCTTGATTTTGGTGATGATCGGCTTTTGGGGGCCAATGGGTCCGAGAATCCAGAGAAACCCGCTTCCTTCGCCAAGACATTAACCCAATCCGACGCCAACAATGGTGGCGGTTTCTCGGTTCCGAGGTACTGTGCCGAGACAATCTTCCCGCGGTTGGATTACAAGGCGGATCCACCAGTCCAGACCGTGATTGCCAAGGATTTGCACGGAGAGGTCTGGAAATTTAGGCATATTTACAGGGGGACGCCGCGCCGGCATTTGTTGACGACTGGGTGGAGCACCTTCGTAAACCACAAGAAGCTGGTTGCAGGGGATTCCATTGTTTTCCTAAGAGCTGAAAACGGTGACCTCTGTGTCGGTATTCGACGATCCAAGAGGGGAAATGGCGGTGCACCAGAGTCCCTATCGGGGTGGAACCCCGGTCCCGGTCATTCTGATTCGCCATACGGTGGGTTTTCGGTGCTTTTGAGGGAGGAGGAAAACAAAGTAGTGCGAAATGGTTGTGGGAATTCAAGCCCTGGTGGCAATATGAGAGGAAAGGGAAGGGTGAGGCCTGAATCGGTTGCTGAAGCTGTGGCTCTTGCTGCTGGTGGGCagccatttgaggttgtttattatCCCAGGGCAGGCACGCCAGAGTTTTGCGTTAAGGCCTCGGCTCTGAAGGCCGCGATGAGCATTCATTGGTGCTCTGGGATGAGGTTTAAGATGGCATTTGAAACAGAGGATTCTTCCCGGATAAGCTGGTTTATGGGAACCGTAGCTTCTGTTCAGGTTGCTGACCCCCTCCGTTGGCCTAACTCCCCGTGGCGGCTTCTTCAG GTGACATGGGATGAGCCAGATTTGCTCAATAACGTGAAGCGTGTAAGCCCATGGTTGGTTGAACTGGTATCAAACTTGCCCACCACTCACCTCTTGCCCTGCTTACCACCAAGAAAAAAGTTGCGCCTCCCACAACACCCAGACTTTCCACTTGATGGCCAATTTCCGATGCGGTCAATTTCAGGCAACCCCCTTGGGCCCAGCAGCCCCTTTTGTTGTCCATCTGATAACACTCCTGCAGGCATACAGGGAGCCAGGCATGCTCAATTTGGAATATCTTTATCAGATCTCCACTTTAAAAACAAACTGCAGTTAGAGCTGTTTCCGTCCAATTTCCAGCGGTTCAAAATACATTCAAGAACTTGTAATGGCATTGTCACAGGTGACGCAAACAGCAACGAAAACTTATCTTGCTTGCTAACCATAGGAAATTCCAGCCAGAATTTGGAGAAATCAGATAATGTGAAGAGACACCAGTTTTTACTCTTTGGTCAACCAATAGTCACGGAGCAGCAGATTTCTCAAAGCAGTTCTAGTGATGCAGTCTCACAAGTTCTTAGCAGGAAAAATACATCAGATGGAAATCAAGAAAACGTAAAGTTACTTTCTGATGGTTCAGGATCCACACTTGACCAGAAGGTTTCGCTGGAAAAATCATCAAGTGCTGGGTTTTCATGGAACCAGGGTTTCCAAACCACTGAACTTGGGTTGGACACTGGTCTCTGCAAGGTATTCATGGAGTCGGAGGATGTGGGACGCACACTTGACCTCTCGGTTCTTGATTCTTATGAAGAGCTGTACAGGAGGCTATCCAAGATGTTTGGAATAGAAAGATCAGACATGCTAAGCCCTGTGCTCTATCGAGATGCAACTGGTGCTGTAAAGCAAACTGGAGAAGAACCGTTTAG tgattttatgaaaacagCAAAAAGACTGACAATTCTGAAAGATTCAGGCAGCAACAATATTCAAAG GACATGGATTACATGGATGAGGAATGCTGAAAATGGATTGGATGCATCAAACAAGACAGGTCCCTTGAGCATATTTGCATAA